The Methanohalophilus portucalensis genome window below encodes:
- a CDS encoding DUF7289 family protein, with the protein MRIVPKKIFKSERAVSEVVDTILILGIMLIAISIIGVAGYPALQNIQEHGHTENIKQSHIILCENVNKVIFGIAPSQSVELKMYGGNVLTSGTSTINVTMQTWNSSSTPAGLENQTFKRQMREIKHSYEGTAVAYENTGVWARYGNGGTIIVKKPEFVLSDNNMIIPVAAVMGSNGISGEGLIRVIADAGDSSVFSYENVSSVDITVKSDYYAGWETYLNETMGMKVINRDETNTTVNLRKEDFSENIDVYITHSPMKVRVE; encoded by the coding sequence ATGCGTATTGTTCCCAAAAAAATATTCAAGTCTGAAAGGGCAGTGTCGGAAGTAGTTGATACTATATTGATACTTGGAATAATGCTAATAGCCATATCTATTATAGGTGTTGCAGGTTATCCTGCTCTTCAAAATATTCAGGAGCATGGCCATACCGAAAATATAAAGCAGAGTCATATTATACTGTGTGAAAATGTCAATAAAGTCATTTTCGGTATAGCTCCCTCACAATCAGTTGAACTAAAAATGTATGGAGGTAATGTCCTGACCAGCGGCACCAGTACCATCAATGTAACAATGCAGACCTGGAATTCTTCATCAACGCCTGCAGGTTTGGAGAATCAAACATTCAAGAGGCAAATGCGAGAAATTAAGCATTCTTATGAAGGAACTGCAGTAGCTTATGAAAATACAGGTGTCTGGGCAAGATATGGAAATGGAGGTACAATTATAGTCAAAAAACCCGAGTTTGTCCTTTCTGACAACAATATGATAATACCGGTTGCTGCAGTAATGGGTTCAAATGGAATTTCTGGAGAGGGATTGATCAGGGTCATTGCAGACGCCGGGGATTCATCGGTATTTTCTTATGAAAATGTTTCATCTGTTGACATTACTGTTAAAAGTGACTATTATGCTGGCTGGGAAACTTACCTGAATGAAACAATGGGTATGAAGGTAATAAACAGAGACGAAACAAATACAACTGTAAATTTAAGGAAAGAGGATTTTTCCGAAAATATAGATGTGTATATAACACATTCACCTATGAAGGTGAGAGTGGAATAA